In Akkermansia muciniphila, the DNA window CCCCCCCCCCCCCCCCCCCTTTCTTTCTGACCCGCTGAAGGAAAATTCCGGTTCTTCAGACGGGGAGGATGATGAAAAAAGTGAAGATGAAGAGGAGTGGGCCGGCTGGGAGAAACCGGGCATGGAGTCCGGCAGGCATCCTGCGGAGGATGCCGTTGCGGTCCGCGGTCCGGATAACTTTGCCGTTGCGACGGAAACGCCCGCGGACATTGTTGTAGCGGGAGGGGACAGCGTTTCCCTGGAAGAAGGGTATGGGGGAACGGTGCGCATGGAGGGGGACGGGGATATTTTCCTGGACAGTGCCAATGTCAGCGACGACGGCAACAAGGAGAAGCATTACGGCGTGAATATCCGGATGGACGGAGGTTCCGGGGCCAAAGTGTACCTGGGGTTCACGAGCTCCACGGCGCGCACGGCTTTTCTGGAGGGTACCATTTCCGGTACGGGAACACTGGTATTTGAGAACACGAGCCGCAGCCGGGTAAGCATTTTTGACCTGACGGGGGCGGACATGAGCGGCTTCAGCGGAGTAGTGCAGGCGGCCGCCCCCCGTTCCAGCCTTTCTTCCGAGGGCTATAATACGCCCGTCCAGGTTCAGGCGGCGGGTGACATGAACGCTGCGGTGGTTGACCTGTCCCTGATCCGCCAGGGAGGGAAGGACCCGGCCGGCCTGGGCGGCTGGCTGACGGGGAATGCCGGAACGCCGGGGCAGGTGATTTTGAAGCTGGAGGGGGATCTGCTTATCTCCGGCCTGGAGGGGACTACGGAGGGAGCCTCTTCCCGTGTTACGGTGGGCAACGGGACCACGGCTACTCTGACTATTGACGGTGCGGAGAACCATGAGTTCAGGGGGGTGATCGGCGGTCTGGGAGCGGACGGCGCCTATTATGAGGGGACGGAAAAGAATGAGAGCTACAAAAACGGGCAGGCCATTCAGGCGGACGGTACCGGAAGCATCAACCTGGTTAAAAAGGGTGCCGGGGCGCAAACCATCCATGAAGGCAGGCTGGGCAGCGTGGACATCCGGGGCGGCGTGCTCCGCCTGGGCGCCGGCGGCTCCATGGCCATCCGTGAATCCCTCTCCATCTCCTCCGGCGGCCTGCTGGACATTGCCGCCGGAGCCTCCCTTGCCCTGGATTACCATGAAACGGCTTCCCGCCTGAACGGCATGAATTGGCAGTCCGCAGGAACTCTTGTTTTCAGCAAGGGACTGAGCCTGGATATGGCGGGAACGTTCCGGCTGGATTCTTCCGTGCAGTTTGCGGAAGGAAGCGCGCTGACGGTGGTTATTCCTGAATCCGGCATTCAGTCCGGAGAATCCCGGAAGCTTATTTCCGTGACGGAGGGCAATACCCTCTCCTTTGCGGATGCCGTGCAGAAGGAAAAAGTCAGGTACACCGAGGGAAGGGATGCGGACGGAAACTGGATTTACCGGGATATTGACGTTTACAGCGGACTGACTCTGAACGTGCAGGGGGATGACCAGTGGCAGATGCTCGTGACAGGGCTGGATTCCTCTTCCCTGGAAGGGACCTACTTTGACGCGGACAAATTCAACTATTACGTCTGGCAGGGAAACAGCGTCCAGGCCCCGGACGGCAATGTGTGGTCTGACGGCGCCAGGGGCGGCAGTCCGTGGGAAGGCAGCCTCACGTTCCGCAACGGAGAACGCGAAGTCCTTTTCGGCATGCGGGACTTGTCCGGCCACGCCGTGAAAAGCTTTGACGTTACTCTGGACGGAACGGTGCGCGTTTCCAGGCTGACGGTTTCCGTGGACAAGGAGGCGAACGGCGGCATGGGGTATGTCTTTCACGCCGCGGACAGGGGAACGGGCAGCATTGCGGATGCCGGGGAAGGCATCGCGGGAAAGCTGGTCAAGGAAGGGGTGGGCATGCTGACCCTGGCCACCGGCAATACTTTTTCCGGAGGCACGGAGATTCTGGAGGGCAGCATTCTGGTGGCCCGGCAGGGGGCTCTGGGGTCCGGAGACATCCGGATGGCGGACGGAACGGAACTATATGTGAATTACCCTTTTGCCACAGAACTGGATTCCCATTACCGCAACCCTTCCATAGCCAACAATATCCGGATAGGCACGTCCTCCAAGGACACGGCAAAGGTAGTGATAGGCTATTCCCCGCTCACCCTGGCGGAGAAAGAGGACCTGCCCGGCGCAGGTTCCTCCGGCTACCAGTGGGATTACCTGACTTCCCGCCACTGGCGCACGCTGTCCATGACCGGCAGGCTGGACGGTTATGGAGAACTGACGCTGATGGGCTATACCTCCACGACCAATGGCGGACGGGACAAATGGGTGAGCATGTTCCACATCTGTGATGAAAGTCTGGCTCCGGGAGAAAAATCCAGTTTTACCGGCACGGTCAAGCTGGACAACTACATTCTGTATTCCGAGGCGGACTCCCCCGCCAATGCGGATTCCAACAATGACATTCTTGCCGTCCGCAAGCCCGGCGCCGTGCAGCTTATCGTGGAAGACGACGCGCTGCGGAACGCCAAGGTGGACCTGACGCGCGCCCATACCGTGAATGCGGCGGACAACGGCACCGCTTTTGAAGGCAAGGAGCGCATGGACCTTTACCACATCCTGCTGGTGCAGAAGGACTCCGTTCTGGCGGGACTGCAGGGTGACTTGATCGGCAAGACGCAGGACAGCGAATACTACGGGAAGAACTACACCGTGGGAAGCGAGGTGGATACGCTGCGTGTGCTGACCAACTCCAACAGTACGCTGACGCTGGACGTGAAGGAGACGGAAAGCCTGTACTTTGCCGGCGTTTTAGGCATTGCCTCCGAGTACGGTTCCGCCACTTCCGGCAAGGTGACGGCCGCCAGCAAGGAAACCCTTTCCCTGACCAAGACGGGCGCGGGAGCCCAGTACATCCATACGGCTGCCGTCAACCGCCTGGTTCTCCGGGAAGGGATGCTGGGTTTCAACAACCTGAATGTAAAGACGAGCGCCACCCTGCACGGCGGCACTACCCTGGACCTGGGCGTGACACGCGGCGTCACTTCCGGCGGCACGGTGCAGGACTGGGGAGCGGCCAAAGGCGGCATGACGATCAATCCGGGGTATGCCTTTCACATCGTGACGGACAAGGCCTTCAGTGTGAATGCGGGGGAAGGCCCGGTGACGGTCCCTGAAACGGCTGTAGTGAATGGTTCCGTGACGGTTTCCGATACCTCTTTCCTGTACTTTGACTGTAATATCCTGCCTTCTGAATGGCAGGAGCATCCCCTGCTGGCCATCAAGGGGCTGGATGGCATGGCGGATTCAGGGCGCCTGAACCTGGACGGGGATATCCTGGTGCGTTTTGACGGTTACGACTTCGGAAACACAAATACGGTTGATAAGAAATATTACCTGGCAACCACGGAAAACGGCATTTACGTGGACGGGACGCTGGGCGGCTTTCAAACGCGCACGATCTCCGTCGGCAACGGCTGGTTCGGCATCATTAAAATTTCCGAGGACAACATGAACCTGGTCATGACGGTGACCAATACGCCCATCCGCACCTGGTACAACGGGGAAGGCCGGAGCGAGGGGGAATACGTGGCCGCCACGGATAACGTCTGGTTTGGCAACGAGTTGGCGGATGGCGAGGGTACCGACCGCAGCCACTGGTTGGAAGGATTGGATAAGAATCTGGGACTCAACGGCTTTTACCGTGATACCTATCACGTGGCCTTTGGCGCGGAAGGCGCGGGCAAGACGGGAATGGTGGAAAAGGAAGGCGGGGAGGATTTCAACGTGGTGCTCATCAAGGGAGAAGTGCGCCCGGCATCCATCCGCGTGAAGGATGACGTCAACTACATTTTCCGCGCCCATGCGGACGGCGGCCTGATTGCGGACGGCTCCCTGCCGGAGGATTACGAAACCAGCGGATGGAAGACCATCCTGACCAAGGACGGAGCGGGTACCCTGGTGATGGAAACGGCCAACACGTATTCCGGCGGAACGGAAGTCAACGGAGGCAGGATCGTCATGCGGGACGCCGCCGCCCTGGGCACCGGGGAAATCCGGATGTTTAACGGCACCTCCCTGGTTCTGGACTACCGGAGCGGCGGATTTATCCAGCAGGTGTCCTCCCTGGGCAACCTGCTCACGATCGCCGAGAATTCCGTGGTGGAGGTATCCCACACGGACAGGGTGATCGGGGCTGTTATTTCCACCGTCCGTGGTGGGGCCACCGCCAATCTGGTGGTGCAGCATGCCAACGGCGGCGGCCAGACCGTTTTTCAACTGGAAGACGGTTCCGGTTTCCACGGAAAGGTCAGTATGGGCGGGGCGGAAAACGGGCAGGGAACGGTACAGGTGTGCCTGGACAGGGATACCTGGATGAAATCCCTGTTTGACCTGAGCCTGAACGGCGTCCGCAACACGGTGCTGCATCTTGATTCCGTGGAGGAGGTCCACAACCTGACTCTGGCGGGCATCATGGGGAATGATGAAGCCTCCTGCGTCACTACGGAAGCTTCCGCAGGACGGGATTCCGCCACCACCCTCCTGCTGGCGGTGGACACGGCGGACCGCGTTTATCACGGCAACCTGGGGTTTGGGCAGTACATTGACATGTACGATACGGGCAAAAAGTATGACTCCGGCTACATAGGCCTGGTGAAAACGGGCGTCTTTTCCCAGACGGCGGGGAATGCGCGCCTGGCTTTCCTGACTATTGACGCCGGTTCCCTGAAGGTGGAGAAGGCCCTCTTCCTGGTTGGGGAACTGAACGTGGGGCAGGATGGCAGCCTGGTGGTGGGCAGGGACGAATGGCAGGCGCTGTATGATTATGACGTGCAGGTTAATGACGGCGGCGTTCTGCGCCTGGGTTCCGGCTTCGGCACCCTGTCCGGAACTCCCTATACGGAAGACGGTGTGCAGAAAACCGGCAACACGATTCTTCTGAATGGCGGCGGCGTGCTGGGCATGCTGGACGCGGACTGGGAGAATCATCATGAAATGGTGGTGGACGCCGGAGGCAAGGCCTTTGTGCTGGACACGACCGGGTACGGCCCGGATACCATGACGGCCTCCGGTGACAGCCATGTCATGACGCTTAACGGCGTCATCAAGCCCGGCGAAACCTCCGGAACCATCATCATTAAAAATGACAACGCCGGCAAAAACGGGCGTGTGGTGCTGGGGGGCGCCAATACATGGGCGGGCACCTACCAGGTGACGGACCACGCCGCGCTGGAACTGGCCCATGCGGGAGCGCTCAATGAAAAGGCAAACGTGGAGCTTCTGGGGGCCAATTCCCGGCTGGATGTGAAGGCGGAAACGGTCTCCTACGCCAGCTCCGTGAAACTGGCGGGTGCGGGCGCCTCCGTGAACACGTTGAATTCCTCCCCCCTGTCCGGTATTTCCGTGGCGGTGACGGCGCGGGACGGGGCTTCCTCCTCCACGGTGGAGCGCGCTTCCTTCGGGTCCTCCGCAGGAACCGGAATCGTCAAGGGAGCAAGCGCCGCGGACCGGGCGCAGTTGAACGGGGTCCGGGTAAGCGTCAGGACTGGGGCGGCGCTGGCCCATACGGAATTCTCCGGTTCCGTGCTGGAGGTGGCCGCGGGGCAGGAGGCCCGCGTGGAAGACATGCTCATTCATGCGGCGGATTCCGGCATCAGGCTGGGGGAACTTTCCTCCCTGGCCGTCTCCTCCGTCTCCGCGTCCCGGACTGCGCCGAACCTGAACATCAGCTATGCGGACGGCAATTTCTCCATGACGGACCCCGGCACGTGGACGACCAACGCGCTCATTACCGGAGCGGGGAACGCCTCCGTGGACTTCTCCGGGGGAGTGAACCTGATGCTCACGGAATGTTCCGCTGCCCTGATTGCGCAACTGGTGGATTCCAGGGTGACTGCCATTCACTTTGTTCTTTACGACGGCTCCCTCACCAATACGTTCAGCGGGGATGCCACCCTGGCCTCCGTTCTTTATGACGCCGCCCTGAAAAACGCCGGATTCCTGCTGGAAAACGGGGATTCCTGGATGCGGGACGGCGTGGTGACTCTGGTACGTACGGTTCCGGAACCCGGAACGGCCGCGCTTGGCCTGCTGGGGCTGGGCGCGCTGCTGCTGCGCCGCCGCAGGAACTGAAATTTCCCGCGTTAAAACATTCCGGCGCCGTACGCTTGATGATGCGTGCGGCGCCGGAATAGATAAAAACGGAAGGCCCGGACAAGGTCCGGCCCGGAACGGGAGCGTCTTTTACCGGGAGGACTTCGCCTGCTGCCAGCGTTCCTCCATGGCATCCAGCCCTGCCTCCTCCAGGGACACGCCGTCCCTGGAAAGCAGGCGTTCCATCTCATTGAAACGCTGCTCGAACTTTTTATTGGCTCCCGCCATGGCCGCTTCCGGGTCAATGCCCTTCTTGCGGCACAGGTTGACTACGGAAAAAAGCAGGTCCCCCAGTTCCTCCGTGACGCGCGGGTCCCCCTCCGCCGCGGGCAGGATTTCCTCACACTCCGCGGTTTCTTCCTTCACCTTGTCCAGGGCGCCCTGGGCGTCCGGCCAGTCAAACCCCACTTTGGCGGCTTTCTTCTGAAGCTTCCAGGCGCGGAGCATGGGCGGCAGCCCCTTGCCCGTTCCGTGCAGGTACGGGGTGGCCTCCGTGCCTTTTTCCTGGCGTTTGATCTTGTCCCACTGGGTCAGCACGGCATCCGTCGTATCCGCCGTGGATTGGGCAAACACATGGGGATGGCGGCGCACGAGCTTTTCGCTCACTTCCGCGGCCACGTCATTGAAATTGAAACGCCCCGCCTCCCGGGCGATCTCCGCATGAAAAACCACCTGAAGCAAAACGTCGCCCAGCTCCTCCTTCATCTGCTCCCAGTCGTCCCGCTGGATCGTGTCCACTACCTCATAAGCTTCCTCAATCATGTTGGTAATCAGGGAGCGGTGGGTCTGTTCCGCGTCCCAGGGGCAGCCCTGGGGGGCTCGCAGGCGTTTCATGATGGCGATGAGGCGCTGCATCTGGAGGGCAGGCTCGCGGCATTCGATCATTTCAGTGTCGTTCATGACAGAGCCATACTAATCGCGCAAGGGCGGATGACTAGCAAAAATTCCTCTTTACCCGGGGCGGTTCTTCCTTACACTCGCCCCCATGGAAGTTCACACGTGGAAAGAACGCACGGAAGAAGGCACCCTGGTGTACAGGGCATGCCACCACGCCAACAAATGGAAGCTGGAATGCGCTCCCAAGGTGGGCCGTGCGGAACGTGATGATGTGGAATGGGAGCACGTGGAATTCACGCGCGGGCACTGGGTGACCCTGCGGGACGTTCTCTGGCGCAAATACCAGCGCAAGCGCTGCCCGTGGCGCTTTATTGAGGCCATAGACAAGCTTCTGGAAGACATGCCAGAAGAAGAGGAAGCCAGCCCCCGCGGCGGGGAGGACGGCCAGTAGGCCGCATTTCCAATTCAGCCGGGCGGATATGCTGGGGACGGTGTTCAGGGAGTGGCTCTCCTGGGTGTATCCCTTCATCTGCGAGCTGTGCGGCCGCGGCGGCCTGGACGGCTGCCATGTCTGCCCGGAATGCCGGGAGCGCTTCCTCCCCGTTGAACCACCCTGCTGTGCCGTCTGCGGGGAACCTGCGGAGGGCTCCTTTATCCCGTCCGGCCTGTGCCGCCGCTGTGCGGAAGCCGCGCCGTCCTTTGAGGAGGCCCGGGCTGCTTATGTGAATGAAGGGGCTTTGAGAGACCTCCTGCTGGCTTTCAAATATGCCGGGGCCGTGCATCTGGCCGGAACCTTTGCCGGGATGATGGCGGATGCCGTGCGCGGAAATCCCCACTGGTTCGGCGGGAAAAAACGCCTGCTTGTTCCAGTGCCCATGCACCGCCGCAAGCTTGTCCGCAGGGGGTACAACCAGGCGCAGGAACTGGCGGTTCTGCTGGGCAGGGAACTTGGCTGGCCCTGTGCCGGAGTGCTGAAACGCCTGCCGGACCGGCTGCCCCAGGCCAGCCTGGCGCGGGAGCAGCGCCTCAGGCACGCCCGGAAAATCTATGCTGCGGATGAACAAAGGATAAAACGCCATCCTGTTGCGGGAAGGGACGTTCTGCTGGTGGATGACGTTTTCACCACCGGGGCCACGGCGGACGCCTGCGCGCATCTGCTCCTCAGGGCCGGAGCGGCCTCCGTGTGCGTATTCACGCTGGCGCGGACGCACCATGCATGGCATGGCTGAACCGGAATTTTCTTTCAGCCTGTCCGTTTCCTTCCTACAATGGCAACCATGAATCCGGAGCTGGTGTTTCACACGGAAGATGAAGTCATGTTTTATGATACGGACTGCGGAGGAGTGGTTCATAATCTGGCCTACCTGCGGATGATTGAAGCCTGCCGCACCAAACTGGGGGCCAGGCTGGGGATGGACTATAAAACCATGAGCGGTCTCCGGCAATTCGCCGTGGTGGTGCGCCATGAGATCAATTACGTGCGCCCTGCCGTGCTGGGGGACACCATTGTCACGACAGGGTGGCTGCAATCCGTGGAGAGGGCCTCGTTCTGGTGCGACTTTGAAATGCGCCGCGCTTCCAACAACGACCTGCTGGTGAAAGCCCATCAGCAGCTTGCCCTGGTGCAGATGCCCCAGGGACGGCCCACGCGCATTCCCGCGGAATGGCGCGCCCGGTGGCAGGAATACATTGAATCCTGATCTTTTTTTGTCCGCCTTCCATTTTGCGCTTGCCATGAAAGGGGGCGTGGTGTTTACTGCCTCCGCCCTTCCAGCAAGGGTAAGTGCTTGGGTAGCTCAGTTGGTAGAGCAGTAGACTTTTAATCTATTGGTCCCGGGTTCGAGTCCCGGTCCAAGTACCATTCATTTTTTATCCTATGAAACTCTGCAAGGAACTATTCCTTGCAGAGTTTCTTTTTAGGTGGATCCAATGGACAGCCTGTTTCGTTGTTGCCCCGTGATTGTTTGAATAAACATCAATTACTTATTTGGACTGGGAGTTTCATGAAAGTCACGCTGGACAGCGCGTTCTATTTCATGGAACAGCAGGAAATGGTCCTTCAGATGGTACAGCCATGATTTGATGTCCGCCAGTTCATGGGTTTCCAGCATGACCACGGGGGAGATGAACGGCGTTTTCTTGATGGCTACTTCAATGAGCCCGATGATTTCATTCCTCCTGCTCAGGACGGGAATGGCGAGGTACTGCATGTATTTTTCCTCCGGGGGCTGGTTGCGTTTCCGGTAGAAGCTGCGCCTCACTTCTCCGGGACCGGAGAGAACCAGGGGGCTGAGATGGCGTTCCGCGAATAATTGTTCGTCCAGCATGGAGGGAGTTCCGGTCACAGGGCGCGGAGGCTGGGCCAGCAGGGAAGGGGTGTCATTATTGTGTTCTCCCTGTGCATAGCCCGTAACGCGCAGGAAAGTTTGATCATCCTGCCGTTCCGCCTGGATATAAAGCACTTCAAAGATGAGGGAATTCTTGTATTCGGCCAGAGCTGCGGCAATCGTGGAGCACAGGAACAGGCAGGCGCCGTTGAAACTCTCCGCTGTTCCGCGGGAACCGTCCGTCTTGTTCTCCCGGCAGGCTCCGCCGTTCAGCTTGTTGGCAAAGTGTTCATATTCTCCGCTCAGCGAGGCGTACGTCTTTTTATAAAGGGCGGCGCTCCGGTTTTTAAGGGTGCAGGTATGCTCTTTTTCTTCCCTCCTCCTGTTGATCAGCCTTTGACATTCCACATGCCAAACAATGAAAGCCGCGCCAAGGATCACAAGCAGGACGATTTTTCCCGTATTGGCTTTCTCCATGGGCGTTCCTCCGATGATGGAGATGACAATAACCAGAATGGGCTGGAACAGGTTTGCTTTCTTGATGAAGGAAGTCTCTTTGGACATATAAAGAAGCGGGAGAAAAATTGGTTGAAATTAAGGTGATGCTGTATAAGTTTTGTTAAAGGTGTGTTACGGGTTGATTCTCAAAAATATTCCATATTTAATATTGGAGAGGGGAAGAGTGCGGAGAAGGAAGTGGAGTGGTCTTTACTTATGTGAGTTTAAATAAAATTTATTTACAATCAATGAGTTTTTATTAATTTAGAAATATTCTAATACGGT includes these proteins:
- a CDS encoding autotransporter-associated beta strand repeat-containing protein → MESGRHPAEDAVAVRGPDNFAVATETPADIVVAGGDSVSLEEGYGGTVRMEGDGDIFLDSANVSDDGNKEKHYGVNIRMDGGSGAKVYLGFTSSTARTAFLEGTISGTGTLVFENTSRSRVSIFDLTGADMSGFSGVVQAAAPRSSLSSEGYNTPVQVQAAGDMNAAVVDLSLIRQGGKDPAGLGGWLTGNAGTPGQVILKLEGDLLISGLEGTTEGASSRVTVGNGTTATLTIDGAENHEFRGVIGGLGADGAYYEGTEKNESYKNGQAIQADGTGSINLVKKGAGAQTIHEGRLGSVDIRGGVLRLGAGGSMAIRESLSISSGGLLDIAAGASLALDYHETASRLNGMNWQSAGTLVFSKGLSLDMAGTFRLDSSVQFAEGSALTVVIPESGIQSGESRKLISVTEGNTLSFADAVQKEKVRYTEGRDADGNWIYRDIDVYSGLTLNVQGDDQWQMLVTGLDSSSLEGTYFDADKFNYYVWQGNSVQAPDGNVWSDGARGGSPWEGSLTFRNGEREVLFGMRDLSGHAVKSFDVTLDGTVRVSRLTVSVDKEANGGMGYVFHAADRGTGSIADAGEGIAGKLVKEGVGMLTLATGNTFSGGTEILEGSILVARQGALGSGDIRMADGTELYVNYPFATELDSHYRNPSIANNIRIGTSSKDTAKVVIGYSPLTLAEKEDLPGAGSSGYQWDYLTSRHWRTLSMTGRLDGYGELTLMGYTSTTNGGRDKWVSMFHICDESLAPGEKSSFTGTVKLDNYILYSEADSPANADSNNDILAVRKPGAVQLIVEDDALRNAKVDLTRAHTVNAADNGTAFEGKERMDLYHILLVQKDSVLAGLQGDLIGKTQDSEYYGKNYTVGSEVDTLRVLTNSNSTLTLDVKETESLYFAGVLGIASEYGSATSGKVTAASKETLSLTKTGAGAQYIHTAAVNRLVLREGMLGFNNLNVKTSATLHGGTTLDLGVTRGVTSGGTVQDWGAAKGGMTINPGYAFHIVTDKAFSVNAGEGPVTVPETAVVNGSVTVSDTSFLYFDCNILPSEWQEHPLLAIKGLDGMADSGRLNLDGDILVRFDGYDFGNTNTVDKKYYLATTENGIYVDGTLGGFQTRTISVGNGWFGIIKISEDNMNLVMTVTNTPIRTWYNGEGRSEGEYVAATDNVWFGNELADGEGTDRSHWLEGLDKNLGLNGFYRDTYHVAFGAEGAGKTGMVEKEGGEDFNVVLIKGEVRPASIRVKDDVNYIFRAHADGGLIADGSLPEDYETSGWKTILTKDGAGTLVMETANTYSGGTEVNGGRIVMRDAAALGTGEIRMFNGTSLVLDYRSGGFIQQVSSLGNLLTIAENSVVEVSHTDRVIGAVISTVRGGATANLVVQHANGGGQTVFQLEDGSGFHGKVSMGGAENGQGTVQVCLDRDTWMKSLFDLSLNGVRNTVLHLDSVEEVHNLTLAGIMGNDEASCVTTEASAGRDSATTLLLAVDTADRVYHGNLGFGQYIDMYDTGKKYDSGYIGLVKTGVFSQTAGNARLAFLTIDAGSLKVEKALFLVGELNVGQDGSLVVGRDEWQALYDYDVQVNDGGVLRLGSGFGTLSGTPYTEDGVQKTGNTILLNGGGVLGMLDADWENHHEMVVDAGGKAFVLDTTGYGPDTMTASGDSHVMTLNGVIKPGETSGTIIIKNDNAGKNGRVVLGGANTWAGTYQVTDHAALELAHAGALNEKANVELLGANSRLDVKAETVSYASSVKLAGAGASVNTLNSSPLSGISVAVTARDGASSSTVERASFGSSAGTGIVKGASAADRAQLNGVRVSVRTGAALAHTEFSGSVLEVAAGQEARVEDMLIHAADSGIRLGELSSLAVSSVSASRTAPNLNISYADGNFSMTDPGTWTTNALITGAGNASVDFSGGVNLMLTECSAALIAQLVDSRVTAIHFVLYDGSLTNTFSGDATLASVLYDAALKNAGFLLENGDSWMRDGVVTLVRTVPEPGTAALGLLGLGALLLRRRRN
- the mazG gene encoding nucleoside triphosphate pyrophosphohydrolase, whose protein sequence is MNDTEMIECREPALQMQRLIAIMKRLRAPQGCPWDAEQTHRSLITNMIEEAYEVVDTIQRDDWEQMKEELGDVLLQVVFHAEIAREAGRFNFNDVAAEVSEKLVRRHPHVFAQSTADTTDAVLTQWDKIKRQEKGTEATPYLHGTGKGLPPMLRAWKLQKKAAKVGFDWPDAQGALDKVKEETAECEEILPAAEGDPRVTEELGDLLFSVVNLCRKKGIDPEAAMAGANKKFEQRFNEMERLLSRDGVSLEEAGLDAMEERWQQAKSSR
- a CDS encoding ComF family protein, with product MLGTVFREWLSWVYPFICELCGRGGLDGCHVCPECRERFLPVEPPCCAVCGEPAEGSFIPSGLCRRCAEAAPSFEEARAAYVNEGALRDLLLAFKYAGAVHLAGTFAGMMADAVRGNPHWFGGKKRLLVPVPMHRRKLVRRGYNQAQELAVLLGRELGWPCAGVLKRLPDRLPQASLAREQRLRHARKIYAADEQRIKRHPVAGRDVLLVDDVFTTGATADACAHLLLRAGAASVCVFTLARTHHAWHG
- a CDS encoding acyl-CoA thioesterase, producing MATMNPELVFHTEDEVMFYDTDCGGVVHNLAYLRMIEACRTKLGARLGMDYKTMSGLRQFAVVVRHEINYVRPAVLGDTIVTTGWLQSVERASFWCDFEMRRASNNDLLVKAHQQLALVQMPQGRPTRIPAEWRARWQEYIES